From the genome of Triticum aestivum cultivar Chinese Spring chromosome 3B, IWGSC CS RefSeq v2.1, whole genome shotgun sequence, one region includes:
- the LOC123069227 gene encoding calcium-dependent protein kinase 20, which yields MLTSFADLFSQLYDLLKWLCWIALKVVWIAHSGSTSISIVKLLLLFKSAICMKWMHRDLKPENFLFANWKETAALKAIDFGLFVLFFTPSRVNPNILYGYR from the exons ATGTTAACCAGCTTTGCTGACCTGTTCTCTCAG TTGTATGATTTGTTAAAGTGGCTATGCTGGATTGCCCTGAAGGTGGTATGGATAGCACATTCAG GATCGACTTCCATCTCAATAGTGAAATTGCTTCTGTTGTTCAA ATCTGCCATATGCATGAAGTGGATGCACCGGGACCTCAAACCAGAGAATTTCTTGTTTGCAAACTGGAAAGAAACGGCTGCACTGAAAGCAATTGATTTTGGCCTGTTTGTTTTGTTTTTCACTCCAAGTAGAGTCAATCCTAATATCCTATATGGCTATCGTTGA